In Candidatus Methanomethylophilus alvi Mx1201, a genomic segment contains:
- a CDS encoding Fic family protein, with amino-acid sequence MDESDFIGTKTGEVRWSMYGEYCYFHPHDLPFDRDYSPEVISAMTDASIELARLDGMLGLVDDSTVEMLSRNLSLMESTSSSSIEGTRSTVDDVFRSEKEEEKNESIIRDNQEITNYRKALIQGFDELPAGGRFEIEIIKRLHRTLMAGVRGSDESPGEFKVHQNAIGMASDTLETAKMVPASPESVDHLIDNWLEYVNSDSLNTVEKMAMAHYQFEAIHPFRDGNGRVGRLLSLMILRRDGLLKYPILYISGYLNSRRSEYMDLMYRVSSRDSIDEWLTFFSEGLCIQARSAAKTVEALIRYRKRLTDAAEDLKETKVVEMLFRNPYITSRNIVEELDISVPTANKILDRFQSEGILREVTGKRRNRLYCAEGIIDILR; translated from the coding sequence ATGGACGAATCGGATTTCATAGGTACAAAGACCGGGGAAGTGAGATGGTCCATGTATGGGGAATACTGTTACTTCCACCCGCACGACCTCCCTTTTGACCGCGATTATTCCCCCGAGGTCATATCTGCCATGACCGATGCGTCGATAGAACTCGCACGTCTGGACGGTATGCTCGGACTCGTCGACGATAGTACGGTAGAGATGCTCAGCAGGAATCTGTCGCTCATGGAATCTACATCGAGTTCGTCCATAGAAGGCACCAGATCCACTGTGGACGACGTCTTCCGTTCGGAAAAAGAAGAAGAGAAGAACGAATCGATAATCAGAGATAATCAGGAGATCACCAATTACCGCAAGGCTCTGATTCAGGGTTTCGATGAATTGCCCGCAGGAGGCAGATTCGAGATAGAGATCATCAAAAGACTGCACCGGACACTTATGGCAGGGGTCAGAGGTTCGGACGAATCGCCGGGAGAGTTCAAGGTACATCAGAACGCCATCGGGATGGCGTCGGATACACTCGAAACAGCCAAAATGGTCCCCGCATCCCCGGAGAGCGTCGACCACCTCATCGACAACTGGCTGGAATATGTCAACTCCGATTCACTGAATACGGTAGAAAAAATGGCGATGGCACACTATCAATTCGAGGCGATACATCCCTTCAGAGACGGAAACGGACGTGTAGGGAGACTCCTATCGCTGATGATCCTCCGCCGCGACGGTCTTTTGAAGTATCCGATCCTCTACATCAGCGGCTATCTGAACTCCAGAAGGAGTGAATACATGGACCTCATGTACAGAGTGAGCAGCAGGGATTCCATCGACGAGTGGCTGACGTTCTTTTCCGAAGGTCTGTGCATCCAGGCAAGATCCGCAGCGAAGACCGTGGAGGCCTTGATAAGGTACAGGAAGAGACTGACCGATGCGGCAGAGGATCTGAAAGAGACGAAGGTCGTGGAGATGCTGTTCAGGAACCCATACATCACCTCCAGGAACATAGTCGAAGAACTGGACATCTCCGTCCCTACGGCCAACAAGATACTCGACAGATTCCAGTCCGAAGGAATCCTCCGGGAAGTGACCGGGAAGAGGCGCAACCGCCTTTACTGTGCAGAGGGGATAATAGACATCCTCAGATGA
- the acnA gene encoding aconitate hydratase AcnA: MNGIGDCTKKIMTAEGEVTIFSLRELENKGVVKDLKKVPYSIRILIEGVLRQRGETIGDEDVRNVASWSPKGNDVDIPWIPARVLLQDLTGGAAVTDLASMREAVAKIGRDPETINPIIPVNLVIDHSIQTDVAGCADAMERNEDIDFSRNKERYALFKWAQQSFKNFTAVPPWNGICHQVNIEFLSPLVHVKECDGRTIAYPDSCFGTDSHTTQIDGLGVAGWGVGGIEAEAVMVGQPSYMKLPDVVGFKLTGELSPGVTATDLVLTVVQMLRKKGVVGKFVEFYGPGYQSLDVSDRSTIANMAPEYGATMGFCPVDQKTIDYLRLTNRSPEHIETIKTYEMEQMLWYDPLNIPEYSDYLELDLGDVEPSVAGYKRPQDRIPLKDMKTAFGEALKALGVPEQRMGDGERMGDGSVAIASITSCTNTANPSVMIAAGLVAKKAFELGVKPKKYVKTSLAPGSKAVTDYLVKSGLQQYLDAEGFQNCGYGCMTCIGNSGPLSDDVSKQITEGDLAVAAVASSNRNFEGRIHPLVKTNYLMSPPLVVCFAIAGRVDIDMTSEPLASVDGKDVYLKDIWPSDEEVKAVMDQYVTKEAFAAGYDNIYKGSDKWNSIECSETALFGWDKDSTYIRNPPYFEHLADEPEIKDIEGGRCLAKLGDSITTDHISPAGAFGEKSSAGQYLISLGVQKKDFNSYGSRRANHEIMVRGTFANVRLRNQLVPGTEGGYSKYVPDGSVDYMYETSEKYRKDGSPLIVLAGKDYGMGSSRDWAAKGPLLLGVKAVIAESFERIHRSNLVGMGIVPLQFRDGENADELELDGTETFDIDLSDLSPKKIVSVLATKQDGTMIKFDTICRADVPVEIEYIANGGILPFVLRRMIAE, encoded by the coding sequence ATGAATGGAATCGGAGACTGCACCAAGAAGATAATGACCGCCGAGGGGGAGGTCACCATCTTCAGCCTTAGGGAACTGGAGAACAAGGGCGTAGTGAAGGACCTCAAGAAGGTCCCTTACTCGATCAGGATCCTGATCGAAGGCGTCCTCAGGCAGAGGGGAGAGACCATCGGAGACGAGGACGTGAGGAACGTCGCCTCGTGGTCGCCCAAAGGTAACGACGTGGATATCCCGTGGATCCCCGCAAGGGTCCTCCTTCAGGACCTTACCGGAGGGGCCGCCGTCACCGACCTCGCCTCCATGAGGGAAGCCGTCGCCAAAATCGGCAGGGATCCGGAGACCATCAACCCCATCATCCCCGTGAACCTCGTCATCGACCACTCCATACAGACGGACGTGGCAGGATGCGCGGACGCCATGGAGAGGAACGAGGACATCGATTTCTCCAGGAACAAGGAGAGGTACGCCCTCTTCAAATGGGCCCAGCAGTCCTTCAAGAACTTCACGGCGGTACCGCCGTGGAACGGGATCTGCCATCAGGTCAACATAGAGTTCCTGTCCCCTCTTGTACATGTGAAGGAATGCGACGGCAGGACCATCGCCTACCCCGACTCCTGCTTCGGTACCGACTCTCACACCACCCAGATCGACGGCCTCGGCGTCGCCGGATGGGGAGTGGGAGGGATCGAGGCGGAGGCCGTCATGGTCGGACAGCCCAGCTACATGAAGCTTCCCGACGTCGTCGGATTCAAGCTCACCGGCGAGCTCAGTCCCGGCGTGACCGCCACCGACCTCGTCCTCACCGTTGTACAGATGCTGAGGAAGAAAGGCGTCGTCGGCAAATTCGTCGAGTTCTACGGACCCGGATACCAGAGCCTGGACGTCTCCGACAGGTCCACCATAGCCAACATGGCGCCCGAGTACGGCGCCACCATGGGATTCTGCCCCGTCGACCAGAAGACCATCGACTACCTCAGACTCACCAACAGGAGCCCCGAGCACATCGAGACCATCAAGACCTATGAGATGGAACAGATGCTGTGGTACGACCCCCTCAACATCCCGGAATACTCGGACTACCTCGAACTCGACCTCGGCGACGTAGAACCCAGCGTCGCAGGTTACAAGAGGCCTCAGGACAGGATCCCCCTGAAGGACATGAAGACCGCCTTCGGCGAGGCCCTCAAGGCCCTCGGCGTCCCTGAGCAGAGGATGGGCGACGGGGAGAGGATGGGCGACGGATCGGTCGCCATAGCCTCGATCACCTCATGCACCAACACCGCCAACCCCTCCGTCATGATCGCGGCGGGACTGGTGGCGAAGAAGGCGTTCGAGCTCGGCGTGAAACCCAAGAAATACGTCAAGACCTCCCTCGCCCCCGGATCCAAGGCAGTCACGGACTATCTCGTGAAGTCCGGTCTGCAGCAGTATCTCGACGCAGAAGGATTCCAGAACTGCGGATACGGGTGCATGACCTGCATAGGGAACTCCGGACCCCTCTCCGACGACGTCTCAAAACAGATCACCGAGGGAGACCTCGCGGTCGCGGCGGTCGCCAGCAGCAACAGGAACTTCGAAGGGAGGATCCACCCCCTGGTCAAGACCAACTACCTCATGTCCCCTCCCCTGGTCGTGTGCTTCGCCATCGCCGGAAGGGTCGACATCGACATGACCTCCGAGCCCTTGGCATCCGTCGACGGGAAGGACGTCTATCTGAAGGACATCTGGCCTTCCGACGAGGAGGTCAAGGCCGTCATGGACCAGTACGTAACCAAGGAGGCGTTCGCCGCCGGATACGACAACATCTACAAGGGATCCGACAAATGGAACTCCATAGAGTGCTCCGAGACGGCCCTGTTCGGCTGGGACAAGGACTCCACCTACATCAGGAACCCTCCGTACTTCGAGCATCTGGCCGACGAGCCCGAGATAAAGGACATCGAAGGCGGCAGATGCCTCGCCAAACTGGGCGACTCCATCACCACCGACCACATCTCCCCCGCCGGGGCGTTCGGGGAGAAATCATCCGCCGGCCAGTACCTGATCTCCCTGGGTGTGCAGAAGAAGGACTTCAACTCCTACGGGTCCAGAAGGGCCAACCACGAGATAATGGTCAGGGGGACCTTCGCCAACGTGAGGCTCAGGAACCAGCTCGTCCCCGGGACCGAGGGAGGATATTCCAAATACGTACCGGACGGAAGCGTCGACTACATGTACGAGACCTCCGAGAAGTACAGGAAGGACGGTTCTCCCCTGATCGTCCTGGCCGGAAAGGACTACGGTATGGGGTCTTCCAGGGACTGGGCCGCCAAAGGACCTCTCCTGCTGGGGGTCAAGGCCGTCATCGCCGAGAGCTTCGAGAGGATCCACAGGTCCAACCTGGTGGGGATGGGTATCGTCCCCCTGCAGTTCAGGGACGGCGAGAACGCCGACGAGCTCGAACTCGACGGTACCGAGACCTTCGACATCGACCTCTCCGACCTGAGCCCCAAGAAGATCGTGTCCGTCCTCGCCACCAAACAGGACGGCACCATGATCAAGTTCGACACCATCTGCAGAGCCGATGTGCCGGTCGAGATCGAATACATCGCCAACGGCGGTATCCTGCCGTTCGTCCTGAGAAGGATGATCGCGGAGTGA
- a CDS encoding helix-turn-helix domain-containing protein, with amino-acid sequence MSDELREKIAGEITLSEEPGRAIRKWREEFGISQYELADAMGVSHSVISDYESGRRKSPGVGVIRKMVDAFLRLDDANGSPVQSKYMPEKKMECILAMDEFPQGIDDDLFIRTIAGRNINPMKTPKKRIYGYTIVDSLKAILSLSSQDYMKIYGWSVERALIFTDVHYGRSPMVAIRAHPLTPAMVVYQKPDQTDPLAIKLAEKEGIPLVTTDLSVEKLIDKMNALKEGK; translated from the coding sequence ATGTCCGACGAACTGCGAGAGAAAATCGCAGGAGAGATAACCCTCTCCGAAGAGCCGGGAAGGGCCATACGCAAATGGCGCGAGGAGTTCGGAATATCCCAGTACGAACTAGCTGATGCCATGGGCGTATCCCACTCCGTCATAAGCGATTACGAATCCGGGAGACGCAAGTCCCCCGGAGTAGGGGTCATCCGCAAGATGGTCGATGCCTTTCTCAGACTCGACGATGCGAACGGATCCCCGGTGCAGTCGAAGTACATGCCCGAGAAGAAGATGGAATGCATCCTCGCGATGGACGAGTTCCCTCAGGGGATAGACGACGATCTTTTCATACGCACGATCGCGGGGAGGAACATCAATCCGATGAAGACCCCCAAGAAGAGGATCTACGGCTATACGATCGTGGATTCCCTCAAGGCGATCCTCAGTCTGAGCTCGCAGGATTACATGAAGATATACGGATGGAGCGTCGAGAGGGCGTTGATCTTCACGGACGTCCATTACGGACGTTCGCCGATGGTCGCCATCCGTGCACACCCGCTCACACCGGCAATGGTCGTGTACCAGAAGCCGGATCAAACCGATCCGCTGGCCATCAAGCTGGCGGAGAAGGAGGGGATCCCCCTC
- a CDS encoding ATP-binding protein, whose translation MTLEKTQTCQGETVLEMLPMDFEEFLWARGDSVSVPILRTIFDGRESLGGGSCRVMMDRFSDYMAVGGMPQAVERFLSTGDFMEAEKVKRMILRSYGACIGRLSGILGRRVSQVFDGILSNLSSRSRMFSPCKVESGSRNRQYRRAVEWLEAAGLINVCIREDDPDRIGADAERGSRPKCYFLDTGLLVTLASGFDTDVARGMYLSITKGRFSAGGGMFFENVVAQELKAHGHDLVFTVFRHKDVTTQYEVDFLIPGSGKISPIEVKSSASSRHKSLDVFMEKLGTRTDTAYVIHSKDLRVDGKVVYLPIYMTMFL comes from the coding sequence ATGACATTGGAAAAGACCCAGACGTGTCAGGGGGAGACGGTCCTCGAAATGCTGCCGATGGATTTCGAGGAATTCCTGTGGGCTCGCGGGGATTCGGTATCGGTACCCATCCTGAGGACGATATTCGACGGGCGCGAATCATTGGGTGGAGGCAGCTGCCGGGTGATGATGGACAGGTTCTCGGATTATATGGCGGTCGGAGGGATGCCGCAAGCCGTGGAAAGATTCCTTTCCACAGGGGATTTCATGGAGGCGGAGAAGGTGAAGCGTATGATACTCAGGTCTTACGGTGCCTGCATCGGTAGGCTCTCAGGCATCCTAGGCCGCAGGGTGAGTCAGGTATTCGACGGGATCCTCTCCAATCTATCCTCCCGCAGCAGGATGTTTTCCCCCTGTAAGGTGGAGTCGGGATCCAGGAACAGACAGTACAGGAGGGCCGTGGAGTGGTTGGAGGCGGCGGGTCTGATAAACGTGTGCATACGCGAGGACGACCCGGACCGTATCGGGGCCGATGCAGAGAGGGGGTCGCGGCCCAAGTGCTATTTTCTGGACACGGGTCTTCTGGTTACCCTCGCCTCGGGTTTCGATACCGACGTCGCGAGAGGGATGTATCTCTCGATAACCAAGGGGAGGTTCTCGGCCGGAGGGGGTATGTTCTTTGAGAACGTGGTCGCCCAGGAACTGAAGGCGCACGGACACGACCTCGTATTCACGGTTTTCCGTCACAAAGACGTCACTACACAGTATGAGGTCGATTTCCTCATCCCCGGAAGCGGGAAGATCAGCCCGATAGAGGTCAAGTCCTCCGCATCCAGCAGGCACAAGTCCCTGGATGTCTTCATGGAGAAGTTAGGGACGCGTACGGACACGGCATATGTCATACACTCCAAGGACCTGCGTGTGGACGGGAAGGTGGTCTATCTCCCGATATATATGACGATGTTTCTGTGA
- a CDS encoding ATP-binding protein has product MFKRKIYDRMVSWKEEEKRSVLIIEGAGGVGKTSTVEEFGKNEYGSYIRIDLSKKSRSMEGMLLDCQSDPMGFVVRLQAMTGRKLIPYDGLVILDSIQEIQCAR; this is encoded by the coding sequence ATGTTCAAGAGAAAGATTTACGACCGCATGGTCTCGTGGAAAGAAGAGGAGAAAAGATCGGTCCTCATAATCGAAGGTGCAGGCGGAGTAGGCAAGACCTCGACGGTCGAGGAGTTCGGGAAGAACGAATATGGGTCCTATATACGCATAGACCTCTCGAAGAAGAGCAGATCCATGGAGGGTATGCTTCTGGACTGCCAATCCGATCCCATGGGTTTCGTCGTGCGTCTGCAGGCCATGACGGGGAGGAAACTGATCCCTTACGACGGCCTTGTAATATTGGACAGTATCCAGGAAATCCAATGTGCTAGATAG